The Cumulibacter manganitolerans genome includes a window with the following:
- the nirD gene encoding nitrite reductase small subunit NirD → MSAPHAWQAVCRADQLPLERGVAALVDGVQIALVRTADGTVYAVGHRDPYSGANVIARGIVGSRIVDDAEVPTIASPMYKQVFDLRDGRCLAEPEVSLGSWPVRVVRGAVEVRVGARPTRRSDA, encoded by the coding sequence ATGAGCGCCCCGCACGCCTGGCAGGCCGTCTGCCGCGCGGACCAGCTGCCCCTCGAGCGCGGGGTGGCCGCGCTGGTGGACGGCGTCCAGATCGCCCTGGTGCGTACCGCGGACGGCACCGTGTACGCCGTCGGCCACCGCGACCCCTACAGCGGCGCCAACGTGATCGCCCGCGGGATCGTCGGATCGAGGATCGTCGATGATGCGGAGGTGCCGACCATCGCCTCCCCGATGTACAAGCAGGTCTTCGACCTGCGCGACGGGCGCTGCCTGGCCGAGCCCGAGGTGTCGCTCGGATCGTGGCCGGTGCGCGTCGTGCGCGGCGCGGTCGAGGTGCGCGTCGGCGCCCGGCCCACGAGGAGGAGCGATGCGTAG
- the cobA gene encoding uroporphyrinogen-III C-methyltransferase, giving the protein MRSPGSVVLVGGGPGDPGLLTVRGRDELLTADVVVADRLGPRDLLHEIGVRAEIVDVGKRPYHHPVPQARINRLLIDRARAGQRVVRLKGGDPFVFGRGGEEYAACLAAGVPVEVVPGVSSAIAAPAAAAIPVTHRGVSTGVLVFSGHDALPIATMVDWPHTVVVLMGMARLRELCAALQAAGMPPERPAAVIERAWTDRQRTVRADVGALADAVERAGVANPATIVIGDVVHAVAHEALPGAGLLEHA; this is encoded by the coding sequence ATGCGTAGCCCCGGAAGCGTGGTGCTCGTCGGCGGCGGACCCGGCGACCCCGGCCTGCTCACCGTGCGGGGGCGCGACGAGCTCCTCACGGCGGACGTCGTGGTCGCCGACCGGCTCGGCCCGCGGGACCTGCTGCACGAGATCGGCGTCCGAGCCGAGATCGTCGACGTCGGCAAGCGCCCGTACCACCACCCGGTGCCGCAGGCCCGGATCAACCGGCTGCTGATCGACCGGGCGCGCGCCGGCCAGCGGGTCGTCCGGCTCAAGGGCGGCGACCCGTTCGTGTTCGGCCGCGGTGGCGAGGAGTACGCCGCCTGCCTCGCTGCCGGCGTCCCGGTCGAGGTCGTCCCGGGCGTGTCCAGCGCGATCGCGGCCCCCGCCGCGGCCGCCATCCCGGTCACCCACCGCGGCGTGTCCACCGGCGTGCTGGTGTTCTCCGGCCACGACGCGCTGCCGATCGCGACGATGGTCGACTGGCCGCACACCGTCGTCGTGCTCATGGGCATGGCGCGGCTGCGGGAGCTGTGCGCGGCGCTGCAAGCCGCCGGGATGCCGCCCGAGCGACCCGCGGCCGTGATCGAGCGGGCCTGGACCGACCGGCAACGCACCGTGCGCGCCGACGTCGGCGCCCTCGCGGACGCGGTCGAGCGGGCCGGAGTCGCCAACCCCGCCACGATCGTGATCGGGGACGTCGTGCACGCCGTCGCGCACGAGGCGCTGCCCGGCGCGGGCCTGCTGGAGCACGCGTGA
- the nirB gene encoding nitrite reductase large subunit NirB, which yields AGALQALGARSTVVELAPRLMPLQVDDGGGQALRRLIERLGVRVHVGTASSRILERHGRVRAVELAGRERVDADVVVFATGVRPRDELARAAGLAVGERGGVVVDERCRTADPAISAIGEVACIDGAVWGLVAPGNAMAEVVANRILGGDGTFPGADASTKLKLLGVDVASFGDAFATEAGSLEVVYADPVAGVYKKLVLADDARTLRGGMLVGDASAYAALRPMVGRALGADPAAYLVPEGAAGPVSGDLPDDAVLCSCNNVTAGTIRASVVAGAHDLGAVQTCTKAGTSCGSCLPAVKALMIAGLEASGVEVSRALCEHFAMSRAELFAAVRVSGLRTFTEIIGRHGAGGRGCDICKPTVASILASLGTGHILDGERAALQDTNDHVLANIQKDGSYSVVPRIPGGEITPEGLITVGEIARDFGLYTKITGGQRIDMLGARIEQLPAIWRRLVDAGFESGHAYGKSLRTVKSCVGSTWCRYGVQDSVSMAILLELRYRGLRAPHKLKLGVSGCARECAEARGKDAGVIATDRGWNLYVGGNGGFTPRHATLLAEDLDDEGLLRAIDRYFMYYIRTADRLQRTAAWLADLEGGIDHLRSVIFDDALGIAADLDAAMQASIAGYSDEWRDVLEDPEKLARFTAFVNAPDAADPDLEYERERGQIRPVDPARRPVLISGARIPVAGGAGR from the coding sequence GGCCGGCGCGCTGCAGGCGCTCGGCGCGCGCAGCACCGTCGTGGAGCTCGCCCCCCGCCTGATGCCGCTGCAGGTGGACGACGGCGGTGGCCAGGCGCTGCGGCGGCTCATCGAGCGGCTCGGCGTGCGCGTGCACGTCGGCACCGCGAGCAGCCGGATCCTCGAGCGGCACGGCCGCGTGCGTGCCGTCGAGCTGGCCGGTCGGGAGCGTGTCGACGCCGACGTCGTGGTGTTCGCGACCGGCGTGCGGCCGCGCGACGAGCTGGCCCGCGCCGCCGGTCTCGCGGTCGGCGAACGCGGCGGCGTCGTCGTCGACGAGCGGTGCCGCACCGCCGACCCGGCGATCAGTGCGATCGGCGAGGTTGCGTGCATCGACGGGGCGGTGTGGGGGCTGGTCGCGCCGGGCAACGCGATGGCGGAGGTGGTCGCCAACCGGATCCTCGGCGGCGACGGGACGTTCCCGGGCGCGGACGCCTCGACCAAGCTCAAGCTGCTCGGCGTGGACGTCGCGAGCTTCGGCGACGCCTTCGCGACCGAGGCGGGCTCGCTCGAGGTGGTGTACGCCGACCCGGTCGCCGGCGTCTACAAGAAGCTGGTGCTGGCCGACGACGCGCGGACGCTGCGCGGCGGCATGCTCGTCGGCGACGCGAGCGCGTACGCGGCCCTGCGCCCGATGGTCGGCCGCGCGCTGGGCGCCGACCCGGCCGCCTACCTGGTGCCCGAGGGGGCGGCGGGCCCGGTGTCCGGCGACCTGCCCGACGACGCCGTGCTGTGCTCGTGCAACAACGTCACCGCGGGCACCATCCGCGCGTCGGTCGTCGCCGGCGCCCACGACCTCGGCGCCGTGCAGACCTGTACGAAGGCCGGCACCAGCTGCGGCTCGTGCCTGCCGGCGGTCAAGGCGCTGATGATCGCCGGCCTGGAGGCGTCCGGCGTGGAGGTGTCGCGGGCGCTCTGCGAGCACTTCGCGATGTCGCGCGCCGAGCTGTTCGCCGCGGTGCGGGTGAGCGGGCTGCGCACCTTCACCGAGATCATCGGCCGGCACGGCGCCGGCGGCCGCGGCTGCGACATCTGCAAGCCGACCGTCGCCTCGATCCTGGCCAGCCTCGGCACCGGCCACATCCTGGACGGGGAGCGCGCCGCGCTGCAGGACACCAACGACCACGTGCTGGCCAACATCCAGAAGGACGGCAGCTACTCCGTCGTCCCGCGCATCCCCGGCGGGGAGATCACCCCGGAGGGGCTGATCACCGTGGGCGAGATCGCCCGCGACTTCGGGCTCTACACGAAGATCACCGGCGGCCAGCGCATCGACATGCTCGGCGCGCGGATCGAGCAGCTGCCAGCGATCTGGCGGCGGCTGGTCGACGCCGGGTTCGAGTCCGGGCACGCCTACGGCAAGTCGTTGCGCACCGTGAAGTCGTGCGTCGGCTCGACGTGGTGCCGGTACGGCGTGCAGGACTCGGTGTCGATGGCGATCCTGCTCGAGCTGCGCTACCGGGGGCTGCGCGCCCCGCACAAGCTCAAGCTCGGGGTCTCCGGCTGCGCCCGCGAGTGCGCCGAGGCGCGCGGCAAGGACGCCGGGGTGATCGCCACCGATCGGGGCTGGAACCTCTACGTCGGCGGCAACGGCGGCTTCACCCCGCGGCACGCGACCCTGCTCGCCGAGGACCTGGACGACGAGGGGCTGCTGCGGGCGATCGACCGGTACTTCATGTACTACATCCGCACCGCCGACCGGCTGCAGCGGACCGCCGCCTGGCTCGCCGACCTCGAGGGAGGCATCGATCATCTTCGATCCGTCATCTTCGACGACGCGCTCGGGATCGCCGCCGACCTGGACGCCGCGATGCAGGCCAGCATCGCCGGGTACTCCGACGAGTGGCGCGACGTGCTCGAGGACCCCGAGAAGCTGGCCCGCTTCACCGCGTTCGTGAACGCTCCGGACGCCGCCGACCCCGACCTGGAGTACGAGCGCGAGCGCGGCCAGATCCGGCCGGTCGACCCGGCGCGGCGTCCGGTGCTGATCAGCGGTGCTCGTATCCCGGTGGCCGGCGGAGCGGGCCGATGA